One Deinococcus sp. LM3 genomic region harbors:
- a CDS encoding DNA-directed RNA polymerase subunit alpha, producing MDQKRPQLKARVDGDYGEFVLEPLTRGYGVTIGNPIRRILMSSIPGTAVTSVYIEDVLHEFSTIPGVKEDVIQMILNLKELVVKFHASGPKTLTLRAQGEGVVRASAFEVPSDAEIVNPDLVIAHLAEDGKLVMEVRVEEGEGYVPADKHATKDRINSIPVDAMFSPVRRVAYHVENTRVGQQTDLDRLILRVWTDGSVSPQDALDKGVEILRDELTVFGNVETLPAAAPEYQQPVYTPAPAAPNVYDLPPQTSSLNLNPGDYPAEMDSPRVTLEGLGLTTRVLHSLKEEGIDSVDALCALSDRDLKKVPGIGERSLDEIKQQLAQFGLALRD from the coding sequence GTGGATCAAAAGCGCCCTCAACTCAAGGCCCGCGTGGACGGCGATTACGGCGAGTTCGTCCTGGAACCGCTCACGCGCGGTTACGGCGTCACCATCGGGAACCCCATCCGGCGCATCCTGATGTCCTCGATCCCCGGCACGGCTGTCACCAGCGTGTACATCGAGGACGTCCTGCACGAGTTCTCCACGATTCCTGGCGTTAAGGAAGACGTGATCCAGATGATCCTGAACCTCAAGGAGCTCGTCGTGAAATTCCACGCGAGCGGCCCCAAGACCCTGACCCTGCGTGCGCAGGGCGAAGGGGTCGTGCGGGCCAGCGCCTTCGAGGTCCCCAGCGACGCTGAGATCGTCAACCCTGACCTGGTGATTGCCCACCTCGCAGAGGACGGCAAACTGGTCATGGAAGTGCGTGTCGAGGAAGGCGAAGGCTACGTTCCCGCCGACAAGCACGCCACCAAGGACCGCATCAACTCCATTCCGGTGGACGCCATGTTCTCGCCCGTGCGCCGCGTGGCGTACCACGTCGAGAACACCCGCGTCGGTCAGCAGACCGACCTGGACCGCCTGATCCTGCGCGTCTGGACTGACGGTAGCGTCAGCCCCCAGGACGCCCTGGACAAGGGTGTGGAGATTCTCCGCGATGAACTCACGGTGTTCGGCAACGTGGAAACCCTCCCCGCCGCCGCTCCCGAGTACCAGCAGCCGGTCTACACCCCCGCGCCCGCCGCGCCGAACGTGTACGACCTGCCCCCCCAGACCTCCTCGCTGAACCTGAACCCCGGCGATTACCCCGCCGAGATGGACTCACCCCGCGTGACCCTCGAAGGGCTGGGTCTCACGACCCGCGTGCTGCACTCCCTCAAGGAAGAAGGCATCGACAGCGTGGACGCCCTGTGCGCCCTCTCCGACCGCGACCTGAAAAAGGTCCCCGGTATCGGCGAGCGCAGCCTGGACGAAATCAAGCAGCAACTCGCCCAGTTCGGCCTCGCCCTGCGCGACTGA
- a CDS encoding AI-2E family transporter, giving the protein MTTSPSSRPDRNNLNAFQYAWRLPWVRLAVFVLVAYVLYRLAGQIRSVLIDFAVAFLIAYLANPLLNWLERGRVKRGLGVFFVVLVFMALLGLAGVLLATVSAQLVTLLQKLPEQIGTLGDTLDRMTRWLSSLGVPGLGNTRAQLIEAAQKYVQNLGENLMPILQRGLSSTGSILSGLLSIGGVVGQLLLILLLSIYLMLDYSRVNATLLGIFPRPWQPRVLEITDLIGTAVGGYVRGQLVIATFIGVFVWLGLSIVGIPSAAAIGFLAGAFNIVPYLGPIIGALPAILLALTLPGALVKILVVIGIFVLANQIEGNFLSPYVLSRTTDLHPVTVLMAILVGVGLLGFVGALLAVPTVALGKLLMQRYYFPSRVYTEGP; this is encoded by the coding sequence GTGACCACTTCACCTTCCTCCCGTCCGGACCGGAACAACCTGAACGCCTTTCAATATGCCTGGCGTCTTCCCTGGGTGCGCCTGGCGGTCTTCGTGCTGGTGGCGTATGTGCTGTACCGGCTGGCCGGCCAGATCCGTTCGGTGCTGATCGATTTCGCGGTGGCGTTCCTGATCGCCTACCTCGCCAATCCGCTGCTGAACTGGCTGGAGCGCGGCCGGGTCAAACGGGGGCTGGGCGTGTTCTTCGTGGTGCTGGTCTTCATGGCGCTGCTGGGACTGGCGGGCGTGCTGCTGGCGACCGTATCGGCGCAGCTGGTGACGCTGCTGCAGAAACTTCCGGAGCAGATCGGAACGCTGGGCGACACCCTGGACCGCATGACCCGCTGGCTCAGCAGTCTGGGCGTGCCGGGCCTGGGGAACACCCGCGCGCAGCTGATCGAGGCCGCGCAGAAGTACGTGCAGAACCTCGGCGAGAACCTGATGCCGATCCTGCAACGCGGCCTGAGCTCCACCGGTTCGATCCTCAGCGGCCTGCTGTCCATCGGGGGGGTCGTGGGGCAGCTGCTGCTGATCCTGCTGCTGAGCATCTACCTGATGCTGGACTACAGCCGCGTGAACGCCACGCTGCTGGGCATCTTCCCGCGCCCCTGGCAGCCGCGCGTGCTGGAGATCACGGACCTGATCGGCACGGCGGTCGGCGGGTACGTGCGCGGGCAGCTGGTGATCGCCACGTTCATCGGGGTGTTCGTGTGGCTGGGCCTGAGCATCGTCGGGATTCCCAGCGCCGCCGCCATCGGGTTCCTGGCGGGCGCGTTCAACATCGTGCCGTACCTGGGGCCGATCATCGGGGCGCTTCCGGCGATCCTGCTGGCCCTGACCCTGCCGGGCGCCCTCGTCAAGATCCTGGTGGTGATCGGCATCTTCGTACTCGCCAACCAGATCGAGGGGAACTTCCTGAGTCCGTACGTGCTGTCCAGAACCACGGACCTGCACCCGGTGACGGTCCTGATGGCGATCCTGGTGGGTGTGGGACTGCTGGGCTTCGTGGGGGCGCTGCTGGCCGTGCCGACCGTGGCGCTGGGCAAGCTGCTGATGCAGCGGTACTACTTCCCCAGCCGCGTCTACACCGAAGGGCCATAG
- the rplQ gene encoding 50S ribosomal protein L17, whose amino-acid sequence MRHGKSGRKLNRNSSARTALARAQATALLREGRIQTTLTKAKELRPYVEKLITTAKGGDLHARRLVARDIHDNDVLRKVMDEVAPKYAERPGGYTRILRVGTRRGDGVTMALIELV is encoded by the coding sequence ATGCGTCACGGTAAATCCGGTCGCAAGCTCAACCGCAACAGCAGCGCCCGCACCGCCCTGGCCCGCGCCCAGGCGACGGCCCTGCTGCGTGAAGGTCGCATCCAGACGACCCTCACCAAGGCCAAGGAGCTTCGCCCCTACGTCGAGAAACTGATCACCACCGCCAAGGGCGGCGACCTGCACGCCCGCCGTCTGGTGGCCCGCGACATCCACGACAACGACGTTCTGCGTAAAGTCATGGACGAAGTGGCCCCCAAGTACGCCGAGCGTCCCGGTGGCTACACCCGCATCCTGCGCGTCGGCACCCGCCGCGGTGACGGCGTCACCATGGCCCTGATCGAACTCGTCTGA